In the genome of Macellibacteroides fermentans, one region contains:
- a CDS encoding endonuclease/exonuclease/phosphatase family protein, producing the protein MVLNFLFILYWLVVSNWKSALIGVASFIIAWGQVTSYLPFHSMNTPLPEESLKVLTYNVMGFAYKNHTADSPNRIIEYIADSGADIVCLQEYSTSRHGNGLTTRKLNKALKMYPYRSVVELNANKYQSIGIALFSKYPIEKSRRIKYKSAFNGSAVHELTVKGKKVTLINNHLESFKLTMEDRSKYSQIIGNLGSEGLSELKGSLQQKLGTAFQIRAGQAETVAKEIKEAKGEYVLVCGDFNDTPISYAHRTIQGNLVDAFAASGRGLGISYNQNKFWFRIDNILHSSNIKSYRCTVDKVRYSDHYPMWCYITLE; encoded by the coding sequence ATGGTGCTGAACTTTCTTTTTATCCTTTATTGGCTGGTTGTTTCAAACTGGAAGTCGGCTTTGATAGGAGTAGCCTCCTTTATTATCGCATGGGGACAAGTAACCTCGTATCTTCCTTTTCATAGCATGAACACTCCACTGCCTGAAGAATCATTGAAGGTGCTTACCTATAATGTGATGGGTTTTGCTTATAAAAATCATACAGCCGATTCTCCCAACCGGATAATCGAATACATTGCCGATTCGGGAGCCGACATTGTTTGTCTGCAGGAATATTCGACCAGCAGGCATGGAAATGGATTAACCACCCGGAAATTAAATAAAGCCTTGAAAATGTATCCCTATCGTTCGGTAGTGGAACTGAATGCCAATAAATATCAAAGCATCGGCATTGCCCTGTTTTCCAAATACCCCATTGAGAAGAGCCGGCGTATAAAATATAAAAGTGCCTTCAACGGTTCGGCAGTACACGAACTTACCGTAAAAGGGAAAAAAGTAACCCTGATAAACAATCACCTTGAATCATTCAAGCTTACGATGGAAGACCGATCCAAGTACTCGCAGATAATCGGGAATCTGGGATCCGAGGGCTTGTCGGAATTGAAGGGCTCTTTGCAGCAAAAGCTGGGTACGGCATTTCAGATCAGAGCCGGACAGGCCGAAACGGTGGCAAAAGAGATAAAGGAGGCTAAAGGAGAGTATGTGCTGGTATGCGGAGATTTTAATGATACTCCTATTTCCTATGCCCACCGCACCATTCAAGGGAACCTGGTCGATGCTTTTGCTGCATCGGGAAGAGGATTGGGGATAAGCTATAACCAAAACAAGTTCTGGTTCCGCATAGATAATATCCTGCACTCTTCCAATATCAAGTCCTATCGTTGCACGGTGGACAAAGTACGTTATTCGGACCACTATCCTATGTGGTGCTACATAACGCTGGAATAG
- a CDS encoding rhomboid family protein yields the protein MEDFISKIKYNFNQGSILSKLIYINVGLFLIVRLLSVAFILFNMNADTVLFWLQVPSSPIQLLYRPWTLLTYMFTHFDFLHIIFNMLWLYWFGGLFLNFFSERQLGGLYVIGGLAGALLYIVSYNFFPYFSNVAAHSTLMGASASVMAIVFAVSFYKKDMEISLLLIGRIKLIYLALFTLGIDLLAITSDNAGGHIAHIGGALAGILYASQYHKGKDLTAPFNKIIDFVVNLLRRKPRMKVTHRRAETDRDYNARKHQEQEGIDRILDKLKRSGYESLSDNEKKQLFDASKK from the coding sequence ATGGAAGATTTTATCTCTAAAATAAAATATAACTTCAACCAGGGAAGCATCCTTTCCAAGCTGATCTATATTAACGTTGGACTGTTTCTGATTGTAAGATTACTGTCGGTTGCATTCATCTTGTTTAATATGAATGCAGACACTGTGCTCTTCTGGTTGCAGGTGCCTTCGTCTCCAATTCAGTTGTTGTATCGCCCCTGGACGTTGTTGACCTATATGTTCACCCATTTTGACTTTCTGCATATAATATTCAATATGCTTTGGTTGTATTGGTTCGGCGGACTGTTTCTGAACTTTTTCAGCGAACGTCAGTTGGGTGGGTTATACGTAATAGGTGGATTGGCAGGAGCTTTATTGTATATCGTTTCGTATAACTTCTTTCCCTATTTCAGCAATGTAGCGGCTCATAGTACTTTAATGGGCGCTTCGGCTTCGGTTATGGCAATTGTGTTTGCAGTCTCCTTTTATAAGAAAGACATGGAGATCTCTCTTTTGCTTATCGGCCGGATCAAGCTGATCTATCTTGCCTTGTTTACTTTGGGAATCGATTTGCTGGCAATAACGTCCGACAATGCCGGAGGTCATATCGCACATATCGGAGGAGCCCTTGCCGGTATTCTTTATGCTTCGCAATACCATAAAGGAAAAGACCTTACCGCTCCATTCAATAAAATAATTGATTTTGTTGTAAATCTGTTGCGACGTAAACCCAGAATGAAAGTTACACACCGACGTGCTGAAACTGATCGGGATTATAATGCCCGCAAACATCAGGAACAAGAAGGGATTGATAGAATTCTGGATAAACTGAAACGTTCCGGTTACGAGAGTTTATCGGATAATGAGAAAAAGCAATTGTTTGATGCCAGTAAAAAGTAA
- a CDS encoding DUF4468 domain-containing protein — MKRFFLLLFSILPMIVAAQGHKGTVESCAPTREGKVLYSDKVEVKDSDRQEIFQSIHAWAKENYGKDVFISSVSANKNKGTLFIGSKVELLLNDSEKTIVKYKMRINCQDNGYSVEVTDISYQYSPGGEAKAKTYPAEDVIMGNGKGNTVTAIKDPVLFCNATYFFVESLFADVYDAVEN; from the coding sequence ATGAAACGATTTTTTTTATTACTGTTTTCCATTTTACCAATGATAGTTGCTGCCCAGGGGCATAAAGGGACTGTGGAGTCTTGCGCCCCTACCCGCGAAGGCAAGGTATTATACAGCGACAAGGTAGAGGTTAAGGATTCCGACCGACAAGAAATATTTCAGTCCATCCATGCATGGGCGAAAGAAAATTATGGCAAGGATGTATTCATATCCAGTGTTTCGGCCAATAAAAACAAAGGGACCCTGTTCATTGGATCCAAGGTTGAATTACTGCTGAACGACTCGGAAAAGACAATCGTCAAATATAAAATGAGGATTAATTGTCAGGACAACGGGTATTCTGTAGAGGTTACCGACATTTCTTATCAATATAGTCCGGGTGGAGAAGCTAAGGCGAAAACATATCCGGCCGAAGATGTTATTATGGGAAATGGAAAGGGTAATACGGTTACGGCCATTAAAGACCCTGTTTTATTCTGCAACGCCACCTATTTCTTTGTAGAGTCGCTGTTTGCGGATGTTTACGACGCGGTTGAAAACTAA
- a CDS encoding rhomboid family intramembrane serine protease, translated as MINQEGSGFLSRIPVVTKNIIIINLLFWMASIVLPRIGIDLIHIGGLHFPWATDFYAFQFISYMFLHDTSSLSHVFFNMFAVYMFGRVLENVWGPKRFLIFYIVSGLGAAVVQEAVWFFNLRELVFASQDYINLNGEQIISKSEYMNYFVTIGASGSVFGILLAFGMLFPNVPLYLMFIPVPIKAKYFVVFYGLAELFMGVANFGGDNVAHFAHLGGMLFGYFLIRYWRKNDNDNGRFYL; from the coding sequence ATGATAAATCAAGAAGGATCAGGATTCCTTAGCAGGATTCCGGTAGTAACGAAAAATATTATAATAATCAATCTGCTTTTCTGGATGGCGAGCATTGTTTTGCCGCGCATTGGGATTGACCTTATTCATATAGGAGGATTGCATTTTCCGTGGGCAACCGATTTTTATGCTTTTCAGTTTATCTCTTATATGTTTCTTCACGATACAAGTTCGTTGTCGCATGTTTTCTTCAACATGTTTGCCGTATACATGTTTGGCCGCGTACTTGAAAATGTGTGGGGACCTAAACGTTTTCTGATATTTTACATCGTATCCGGACTGGGTGCTGCAGTAGTGCAGGAGGCTGTATGGTTCTTCAATCTACGCGAACTTGTTTTTGCTTCGCAGGATTACATTAATCTGAATGGCGAGCAGATCATATCCAAGAGCGAATACATGAATTATTTTGTGACAATTGGCGCATCCGGTTCTGTGTTTGGTATTTTGCTTGCATTCGGGATGTTATTCCCCAATGTTCCCCTGTACCTGATGTTTATTCCCGTACCCATTAAGGCTAAATATTTTGTAGTTTTTTACGGACTTGCAGAGCTGTTTATGGGTGTGGCTAACTTCGGCGGAGATAACGTCGCTCATTTTGCCCACCTGGGAGGAATGCTTTTCGGATACTTCCTGATTCGTTACTGGAGAAAGAATGACAATGACAATGGAAGATTTTATCTCTAA
- the argS gene encoding arginine--tRNA ligase: protein MVIEQQIASTIVSGIKELYGTEIDGAQIQLGKTKKEFKGHLTLVVFPFLKISRKSPEQTAQDLGKYLLENEPAVADFNVIKGFLNLTISASCWIELLNTIHSSPSFGTVEATETSPLVMIEYSSPNTNKPLHLGHVRNNLLGYSLAEIMKANGYKVVKTNIVNDRGIHICKSMLAWKKWGEGATPESAGKKGDHLIGDFYVLFDKKYKQELAELQESGLSKEEAEAKSALMAEAREMLLKWEAGDKEVIDLWTMMNNWVYAGFDETYKRMGVDFDKIYYESQTYLEGKGKVLEGLEKGVFYRREDGSVWADLTGDGLDEKLLLRADGTSVYMTQDIGTAKLRFDDYPINKMIYVVGNEQNYHFQVLSILLDKLGFEFGKGLVHFSYGMVELPEGKMKSREGTVVDADDLMEEMISTAREISQELGKLDGLTTQEAEKIASMVGLGSLKYFILKVDPRKNMTFNPKESIDFNGNTGPFIQYTYARICSVLRKAAEQGITLPNQLAANIALSEKEEGLIQLTSDFESVVKDAGNEYSPAIIANYVYDLVKEYNQFYHDFSILREENEDVKVFRLVLSANVAKVVKKGMSLLGIEVPERM, encoded by the coding sequence ATGGTCATCGAACAACAGATTGCGAGTACAATTGTATCCGGGATAAAAGAGCTCTACGGAACAGAAATAGACGGAGCTCAGATTCAGCTTGGAAAAACAAAAAAGGAGTTTAAAGGACACCTTACGCTGGTGGTATTTCCTTTTTTAAAAATATCCAGAAAATCTCCCGAACAAACGGCACAGGATTTGGGAAAGTATCTTCTTGAAAATGAACCTGCCGTTGCCGACTTTAACGTTATCAAAGGTTTCCTGAACCTTACGATTTCGGCTTCTTGCTGGATCGAGCTATTAAACACAATCCACAGCAGCCCCTCCTTTGGGACCGTTGAAGCTACGGAGACTTCGCCATTGGTGATGATTGAGTATTCTTCGCCTAATACAAATAAGCCTCTGCATTTGGGTCACGTACGCAATAATTTACTTGGCTATAGCCTTGCTGAAATTATGAAGGCAAACGGATACAAAGTAGTTAAAACTAATATTGTAAACGACCGAGGAATTCATATATGCAAATCGATGCTTGCCTGGAAAAAGTGGGGTGAGGGAGCTACTCCTGAATCTGCAGGGAAAAAAGGGGACCATCTGATTGGCGATTTTTATGTTTTGTTCGACAAGAAATACAAACAGGAACTTGCTGAACTTCAGGAAAGCGGACTCTCGAAGGAAGAGGCCGAAGCTAAGTCGGCATTGATGGCGGAAGCCCGTGAGATGTTGCTTAAATGGGAGGCCGGCGATAAAGAGGTGATTGACTTATGGACGATGATGAACAACTGGGTCTATGCCGGGTTCGATGAAACTTACAAACGAATGGGGGTTGACTTCGACAAGATTTACTACGAATCTCAGACCTATCTGGAAGGGAAAGGGAAAGTGCTTGAAGGTTTGGAGAAGGGTGTGTTCTATCGCAGGGAAGATGGTTCGGTTTGGGCCGACCTTACGGGCGACGGACTGGATGAAAAACTTTTGCTCCGAGCAGATGGTACTTCTGTATACATGACACAGGATATCGGTACCGCCAAACTTCGATTTGACGATTACCCTATCAATAAGATGATATACGTTGTGGGTAACGAACAAAATTATCACTTCCAGGTACTGTCTATCCTATTGGATAAATTGGGCTTTGAATTTGGTAAAGGGTTGGTTCATTTCTCTTACGGCATGGTTGAACTGCCCGAAGGAAAAATGAAAAGCCGAGAAGGAACTGTTGTAGATGCCGACGATCTGATGGAAGAGATGATCTCCACAGCACGCGAAATATCCCAGGAATTAGGGAAACTGGACGGATTAACAACCCAGGAGGCCGAGAAGATCGCTTCAATGGTAGGACTTGGCTCCCTGAAATACTTTATCCTGAAGGTTGATCCGCGTAAGAACATGACATTCAACCCGAAAGAATCCATCGATTTTAATGGAAACACCGGACCGTTCATACAATACACTTACGCCCGTATCTGTTCGGTTCTTCGCAAAGCTGCCGAACAAGGTATCACTCTGCCAAACCAGCTGGCGGCGAATATCGCTCTTTCTGAAAAAGAAGAGGGACTTATCCAACTCACATCAGATTTCGAATCGGTTGTTAAAGATGCAGGAAACGAATACAGTCCGGCTATCATAGCCAACTATGTATACGACCTGGTTAAAGAATACAATCAGTTCTACCATGATTTTTCTATCTTGCGCGAAGAGAATGAAGATGTGAAGGTATTTCGTCTGGTTCTATCGGCCAATGTTGCCAAGGTGGTTAAAAAGGGTATGTCCTTGCTTGGAATTGAAGTTCCGGAAAGAATGTAA
- a CDS encoding HU family DNA-binding protein, with amino-acid sequence MNKTEFINAVAEQSGLSKVDSKKAVEAFIQTISNEMKEGGKISLLGFGSFSTTEKAARKGVNPKTKEVIDIPARKVVKFKAGAELTDKIK; translated from the coding sequence ATGAACAAAACAGAATTTATTAATGCCGTTGCTGAGCAATCGGGATTAAGCAAAGTTGACTCTAAGAAAGCTGTTGAGGCTTTCATCCAAACAATCTCTAACGAAATGAAAGAAGGTGGAAAAATTTCCCTTCTTGGTTTTGGTTCGTTCTCAACTACTGAAAAAGCCGCACGTAAAGGAGTTAATCCTAAAACGAAAGAAGTTATCGACATTCCTGCTCGTAAAGTTGTGAAATTTAAGGCTGGTGCTGAACTAACCGACAAGATCAAGTAA
- the secDF gene encoding protein translocase subunit SecDF, whose translation MQNKGFVKVFSVLLTLVCLFYLSFSFVTRYYSSKAAEYAAGDPAKESQFIDSLSTQKVWLGYTLKQCREMEISLGLDLKGGMNVVLELNVADVLRSLSNKNTDENFNKALDLAYARQNTSQKDFIDLFAEEYKKLDPGARLSAIFSTFELKDRITPQSTDAQVISVIREELKSAIDNSFNVLRTRIDRFGVVSPNIQRLETAGRILVELPGVKEPERVRKLLQGSANLEFWETYDLPEIYQQLIAADNVLAKLDLSKFDAAAAEAPVADSALVATDSTAAVTEEVAEVADSASVDTLLAKIEQKQPDTQSSQSMEEFAKQHPLFALLQINQYNGQLAGGPVVGVAHVKDMAKIDEYLNMKQVKDVLPRNLSLKWGVKAIDEKEQFFQLYAIKVTNRDGSPALGGDVVTDARDDFNQQPGRAESEVSMTMNAEGAKAWARLTKENIGKSVAIILDDMVYSAPRVNDEITGGRSSITGDFTPEEAKDLANVLKSGKMAASVQIVQEDVVGPSLGQEAITAGVISFVIALVLLMCYMCAAYGLVPGMIANGALLINIFFTMGILASFQAVLTLAGIAGMVLTLGMAVDANVLIYERTKEELRAGKNLKKALDDGYKNAFSAIFDSNLTTIITGIVLFYFGTGPIRGFATTLIIGLIASFITAVFLTRIVYEGLIAKEKIKTLPFTTSFTKDLLVNPTVNFLGKRKTGYLIPLALILVGIASFFTIGLNNGIDFTGGRNYIVRFDQPVQTDNVRGMLSDQLDGAVSVITIGSADQVRISTNYKIADSNAEVDREIETKLYEGLKPLLKDGTTLDQFVDTNIQSSQKVGPSMADDIKNSAYLAVLFSMICMAAYILLRFRDVSFSAGAFASVAVTTFSIIALYSLLWKFMPFSMEVDQTFIAAILTIIGYSINDTVVVFDRIRETIGLYPKRDRYQVINDALNSTLSRTLNTSLTTFVVVLCIFILGGDTIRSFTFAIALGVVIGTYSTLFVATPIAYEIQKRSLAKKAAKESAK comes from the coding sequence ATGCAAAACAAAGGATTTGTAAAGGTCTTCTCTGTGTTACTTACCCTGGTTTGCTTGTTCTATCTGTCGTTTTCTTTTGTGACCAGATACTATTCAAGTAAAGCAGCAGAGTACGCAGCTGGGGATCCGGCAAAAGAGAGTCAGTTTATCGACTCACTCTCTACTCAGAAGGTATGGCTTGGCTATACCCTTAAGCAGTGTCGTGAAATGGAAATTAGTTTAGGTCTCGACTTAAAAGGAGGTATGAACGTAGTTTTGGAACTGAATGTGGCTGATGTGCTTCGTTCACTTTCAAATAAAAACACGGACGAGAACTTCAACAAAGCGCTTGATCTGGCTTATGCCCGTCAGAACACCAGTCAGAAAGACTTTATTGATCTTTTTGCCGAAGAATATAAAAAACTTGATCCGGGAGCACGTCTTTCTGCTATCTTCAGCACTTTCGAACTGAAAGACAGAATTACTCCTCAAAGTACCGATGCACAGGTTATTTCTGTAATCCGTGAAGAGTTGAAGAGTGCTATCGACAATTCATTCAACGTATTACGTACCCGTATCGACCGTTTCGGTGTGGTTTCTCCTAATATCCAGCGTCTTGAAACTGCCGGCCGTATCCTGGTTGAATTACCGGGTGTTAAGGAACCGGAGCGTGTTCGTAAGCTTTTACAAGGTAGTGCCAATCTTGAATTCTGGGAAACATATGATTTACCCGAAATTTATCAACAGCTGATTGCTGCAGACAATGTACTAGCAAAATTAGATCTGTCCAAATTTGATGCCGCAGCAGCAGAAGCTCCTGTAGCAGATTCAGCTTTAGTGGCAACAGATTCTACAGCTGCAGTAACTGAAGAGGTTGCCGAAGTTGCTGATTCTGCAAGTGTAGATACGCTTCTTGCCAAAATCGAGCAGAAACAACCTGATACACAGTCTTCTCAGTCAATGGAAGAGTTTGCAAAACAACACCCGTTGTTTGCCCTTCTGCAGATCAATCAATATAACGGTCAGCTTGCAGGTGGTCCGGTTGTTGGTGTTGCTCATGTAAAAGACATGGCTAAGATCGACGAATACCTTAACATGAAACAGGTAAAAGACGTATTGCCAAGAAACCTTTCTTTGAAATGGGGTGTGAAGGCAATCGACGAAAAAGAACAATTCTTCCAGCTATATGCTATCAAGGTTACCAACCGCGACGGAAGTCCGGCTTTGGGAGGTGATGTTGTAACAGACGCACGCGACGACTTCAACCAACAGCCCGGCCGCGCCGAATCTGAAGTAAGCATGACGATGAATGCCGAAGGTGCTAAAGCCTGGGCTCGTCTTACAAAAGAAAATATCGGTAAATCGGTTGCCATCATTCTGGATGATATGGTTTACTCTGCACCACGTGTAAACGACGAAATCACTGGTGGACGTTCATCTATTACAGGCGACTTTACACCTGAAGAGGCGAAAGACCTTGCCAACGTGTTGAAGTCAGGTAAGATGGCCGCTTCTGTACAGATTGTACAGGAAGATGTGGTTGGTCCGTCTTTGGGCCAAGAAGCGATCACTGCTGGAGTAATCTCTTTCGTTATCGCATTGGTGTTGCTGATGTGCTACATGTGTGCAGCTTACGGTTTAGTACCGGGTATGATTGCTAATGGAGCCTTATTGATAAATATATTCTTTACAATGGGTATCCTGGCCTCCTTCCAGGCGGTGCTTACTTTAGCCGGTATTGCGGGTATGGTATTGACCTTAGGTATGGCAGTTGATGCGAACGTATTGATTTACGAACGTACAAAAGAGGAATTACGTGCCGGTAAGAATCTTAAGAAGGCATTGGACGATGGTTACAAGAATGCATTCTCTGCTATCTTCGACTCCAACCTTACTACAATCATCACAGGTATCGTGTTGTTCTACTTCGGAACAGGTCCTATCCGAGGTTTTGCAACGACCTTGATTATAGGTCTTATCGCCTCATTCATCACAGCCGTGTTCCTGACCCGTATCGTTTATGAGGGACTTATTGCTAAGGAAAAAATTAAAACACTTCCGTTTACTACTTCATTTACCAAAGATTTACTTGTAAATCCGACCGTAAATTTCTTAGGAAAACGTAAAACAGGTTATTTAATCCCATTGGCACTTATCCTTGTGGGTATCGCATCTTTCTTCACTATCGGATTAAATAATGGTATTGACTTCACAGGTGGTAGAAACTATATTGTACGTTTTGATCAACCGGTTCAAACCGATAATGTTCGTGGAATGCTTAGCGACCAGCTAGATGGAGCTGTAAGTGTTATAACTATTGGTTCAGCTGATCAGGTGCGTATTTCTACAAACTATAAGATCGCTGATTCAAATGCAGAGGTTGACCGTGAAATTGAAACTAAGCTTTATGAAGGATTAAAACCTCTTTTGAAGGATGGTACTACGCTGGATCAATTTGTAGATACTAATATTCAAAGTTCTCAAAAGGTTGGACCAAGTATGGCAGACGATATCAAGAATAGTGCTTATCTTGCTGTATTGTTCTCCATGATCTGTATGGCAGCCTATATCTTGCTACGATTTAGAGATGTATCATTCTCTGCCGGAGCATTTGCTTCTGTTGCTGTAACAACATTCAGTATTATAGCATTGTATTCTTTGCTTTGGAAGTTTATGCCATTTTCAATGGAAGTAGACCAGACGTTTATTGCGGCAATTCTTACTATTATCGGATATTCAATTAACGACACCGTGGTAGTCTTTGACCGTATTCGTGAAACAATCGGTCTATATCCTAAACGTGATCGTTACCAGGTAATAAACGATGCATTGAATTCAACCTTGTCTCGTACTCTTAATACATCATTAACTACATTTGTAGTTGTACTGTGTATCTTTATTCTGGGTGGCGATACAATCAGAAGCTTTACTTTTGCAATTGCATTAGGTGTAGTTATTGGTACTTATTCAACCCTGTTTGTTGCAACCCCGATTGCATACGAAATTCAGAAAAGAAGCCTTGCCAAAAAAGCTGCTAAAGAGTCTGCAAAATAA
- a CDS encoding Mrp/NBP35 family ATP-binding protein, whose amino-acid sequence MAIYPKLIMDALSKVRYPGTGKDLVSAEMVEDDIRIDGNKVTFSLIFEKPNDPFIRSVVKAAETAINTYVGPEVEIKGNIQVKTKQVARPEPDKLLPQVKNIIAVSSGKGGVGKSTVAANLAVALAQLGYKVGLLDADIFGPSMPKMFNVEDARPYMETVGERELIKPIEKYGVKLLSIGFFVSKEDAVLWRGSMASNALKQLIADANWGELDFFLLDLPPGTSDIHLTLVQTLAITGAVVVSTPQEVALADARKGISMFTGEKIDVPVLGLIENMAWFTPAELPENKYYIFGKEGCKKLAEELSIPLIGQIPIVQSICEGGDSGKPVALDTDSLTGMAFKQLAENMVAQLNYRNENLAPTKRVEVTTTRKH is encoded by the coding sequence ATGGCTATATATCCTAAACTAATTATGGACGCACTTTCCAAGGTGCGTTACCCGGGTACAGGAAAGGATCTTGTCTCTGCCGAAATGGTAGAGGACGACATCCGTATTGATGGCAATAAAGTTACTTTTTCGCTGATTTTTGAGAAACCGAACGATCCGTTTATCCGGTCGGTCGTAAAAGCTGCCGAGACTGCCATAAACACCTATGTGGGTCCGGAAGTGGAAATTAAAGGAAACATTCAGGTAAAAACAAAACAGGTGGCACGTCCGGAACCGGACAAGCTGTTGCCTCAGGTAAAGAACATTATTGCAGTGTCTTCCGGTAAGGGTGGGGTTGGTAAAAGTACAGTTGCCGCCAATCTGGCCGTTGCATTAGCTCAGCTGGGCTACAAGGTGGGCTTATTGGATGCGGATATATTCGGACCTTCCATGCCTAAGATGTTCAATGTGGAAGATGCACGTCCTTATATGGAAACAGTTGGAGAACGCGAGCTGATCAAGCCCATCGAAAAATACGGGGTAAAGCTTCTCTCTATCGGTTTCTTTGTAAGCAAAGAGGATGCAGTCTTGTGGAGAGGCAGTATGGCCAGCAACGCCCTTAAACAGCTGATTGCGGATGCCAACTGGGGAGAACTGGACTTCTTCCTGCTAGACCTTCCTCCGGGCACAAGCGATATTCATCTTACACTGGTACAAACCCTGGCCATTACGGGAGCCGTGGTTGTAAGTACACCTCAGGAGGTGGCCCTTGCAGACGCGCGTAAAGGAATCAGCATGTTTACCGGCGAAAAGATTGATGTACCGGTACTTGGATTGATCGAAAACATGGCCTGGTTTACCCCAGCCGAGTTACCCGAAAACAAGTATTATATATTCGGCAAAGAGGGTTGCAAGAAGTTGGCCGAAGAGCTGTCTATACCCTTAATCGGTCAGATACCCATCGTACAGAGCATTTGCGAAGGCGGCGACAGCGGTAAACCGGTTGCGCTGGATACTGATTCACTTACCGGGATGGCCTTTAAGCAGCTTGCAGAGAATATGGTGGCTCAGCTTAACTACCGGAACGAGAACCTTGCTCCTACAAAAAGGGTGGAAGTTACCACTACCAGAAAGCATTAA
- a CDS encoding DUF4468 domain-containing protein, with protein MKRLFFLFLLMPGILFAQKEEHYLAGAVPEVDGKVVFSKTIKAPSLSQEQLYEAMLSWAGDYYNGEKNRVVYQKPEEGAIACLGNEYIVFSSSALSLDRTTINYLMRIVCVDQRCDLEISGIRYEYNVSYQKQPEKYVAEEWITDKIALRNNKLLRVPGKFRKGTIDLIDKLFVDATNKINGLVSASASAAAPVTAAVVPAVTSQTAVVTPVVPIAPVVAATPLIAATTTAAAQAQPEVLPVQANVPAGYKAVAADKIPGNIIRMMQNDQMMITVSNGQETDFATLSSGGVGYAFSKPVAFCITESGKHIASLIESASSYTLSFYTEAYRDVLDKNKDNRSKDPDRIQNSGLTLITTSNGNKAFSEAWMIIECKKISLSQQNGTAGAPVNGSKILLGEIQNVWIK; from the coding sequence ATGAAACGTCTATTTTTTCTTTTTTTATTAATGCCGGGCATTCTCTTTGCTCAAAAAGAAGAACACTATCTGGCTGGTGCTGTCCCGGAAGTGGACGGAAAGGTTGTATTTTCTAAAACAATCAAAGCCCCTTCCCTATCTCAGGAACAGCTTTACGAAGCCATGTTATCCTGGGCAGGCGATTATTATAACGGAGAAAAAAACAGAGTAGTATATCAGAAGCCCGAAGAAGGTGCAATTGCTTGCCTCGGTAACGAATATATCGTATTCAGCAGCTCGGCTCTGTCGCTCGACAGGACTACGATCAACTACCTGATGCGTATTGTATGTGTTGACCAGCGTTGCGATTTGGAGATAAGCGGTATACGATACGAATACAATGTTTCTTACCAGAAACAACCCGAAAAGTATGTGGCTGAAGAGTGGATAACCGACAAGATTGCACTTAGGAATAACAAGTTGCTTCGGGTACCGGGAAAGTTCAGAAAAGGCACAATCGATTTGATAGACAAGCTTTTTGTTGATGCGACAAATAAAATTAACGGGCTGGTATCGGCAAGTGCCTCGGCTGCAGCTCCGGTTACAGCGGCTGTTGTTCCGGCTGTAACATCTCAGACTGCGGTGGTTACACCGGTTGTTCCCATTGCTCCGGTTGTTGCCGCTACACCGCTTATTGCTGCAACAACTACTGCCGCTGCACAGGCTCAACCCGAAGTTTTACCTGTTCAGGCCAATGTACCTGCCGGATACAAAGCGGTTGCTGCAGATAAAATTCCGGGCAATATCATCCGGATGATGCAGAACGACCAGATGATGATTACGGTTTCCAACGGACAGGAAACAGATTTTGCCACGCTTAGCTCGGGAGGTGTAGGTTATGCGTTTAGCAAGCCGGTTGCCTTCTGTATCACCGAATCCGGTAAACATATCGCCTCGCTGATCGAATCGGCTTCGTCTTATACGCTTTCGTTCTATACCGAAGCCTACAGAGATGTTCTCGACAAGAACAAGGATAACCGGAGCAAAGATCCGGATAGAATTCAAAACTCGGGACTTACTCTTATTACTACGTCCAACGGCAACAAGGCTTTTTCTGAAGCATGGATGATTATCGAATGTAAGAAAATCTCTTTGTCGCAACAAAACGGAACGGCAGGAGCTCCGGTAAATGGAAGCAAAATTCTTTTAGGTGAAATACAAAATGTATGGATTAAATAA